In a genomic window of Occallatibacter riparius:
- a CDS encoding ferritin-like domain-containing protein, with protein sequence MPKVDTVDKLFMNELKDLYSAEKQITRALPKMAKAATTEELRQAFETHLEETRGHIERLDRVFEILGAKASAKTCQGMKGLIEEGAEMIEEAEEGEVRDAGLISAAQRVEHYEMAAYGTVRTIAQQMGQQEVADLLQQTLDEEGKTDKLLTKIAMRVNKEAQRKAA encoded by the coding sequence ATGCCGAAAGTCGACACAGTCGATAAGTTGTTCATGAACGAGTTGAAGGATCTGTATTCAGCAGAGAAGCAAATCACGCGGGCATTGCCCAAAATGGCGAAGGCCGCTACGACAGAGGAATTGCGGCAGGCATTCGAGACCCACCTGGAAGAGACGCGGGGCCATATCGAGCGCCTCGACCGGGTGTTTGAGATTCTCGGCGCCAAGGCGAGCGCCAAGACCTGCCAGGGTATGAAGGGTCTCATTGAAGAGGGCGCCGAGATGATTGAAGAGGCGGAAGAAGGCGAGGTTCGCGATGCCGGCCTCATCTCGGCTGCGCAGCGCGTCGAGCATTACGAGATGGCTGCATATGGCACCGTGCGGACGATCGCACAGCAGATGGGCCAGCAAGAAGTGGCGGACCTGCTGCAGCAGACACTGGATGAAGAAGGCAAGACGGACAAACTGCTGACCAAGATCGCCATGCGCGTCAACAAGGAGGCGCAGCGGAAGGCAGCCTGA
- a CDS encoding HAD family hydrolase, which yields MIQVLRPIPAEQIKLIVFDLDGTLIDSARDLCNSVNAALEHMGRPHLDDHIIASFVGNGAPMLVRRSLAVENGVAPDEIHDEELATAYNFFLTHYREHKLDFTYAYEGVLDSLAALAAPNGVARKLAVLTNKPVRPARAICEGLGMNCFFRIYGGDSFPLKKPDPLGLRTIMQEAAAAPHETLMIGDSKVDVLTARNAGAWSLGCHFGFGPQNLMEVPPDVVVDSAAEWTAALAAGH from the coding sequence ATGATCCAGGTCCTTCGTCCCATCCCCGCTGAACAAATCAAGCTCATTGTCTTCGACCTGGATGGTACGCTCATTGATTCTGCGCGCGACCTCTGCAACTCCGTCAATGCTGCGCTGGAGCACATGGGCCGGCCGCACCTGGATGATCACATCATTGCAAGCTTTGTGGGCAATGGCGCCCCCATGCTGGTGAGGCGCTCACTGGCGGTCGAGAACGGCGTCGCGCCCGACGAGATCCATGACGAAGAACTCGCCACGGCATATAACTTCTTCCTCACCCACTACCGTGAGCACAAGCTCGATTTCACTTACGCGTACGAGGGCGTGCTTGATTCGCTAGCCGCGCTCGCCGCGCCGAACGGCGTCGCCAGAAAGCTTGCTGTGCTGACCAACAAGCCTGTACGCCCTGCGCGCGCCATCTGCGAGGGGCTTGGCATGAATTGCTTTTTCCGGATCTATGGCGGGGATAGTTTTCCCCTCAAGAAGCCGGATCCCCTGGGACTTCGCACCATCATGCAGGAGGCCGCCGCGGCACCACACGAGACGCTCATGATCGGGGACAGCAAGGTGGACGTGCTTACCGCGCGCAACGCCGGCGCGTGGAGCCTCGGCTGCCATTTCGGTTTCGGCCCGCAGAACCTGATGGAAGTCCCGCCCGATGTCGTG